The Deltaproteobacteria bacterium genome includes the window TTCGTGGGAACACCCCATCTCTTTTCCTATCTTGAGGGCAAATTCGGCCACGCGACTTGAGTGCTGTTTGGTATACGGATCCCTCGCCTCAATGGCCTCCACAAAGGCGTACAGTGTGGCAAAAAGATTCTCGTAAATGTTTTCGTACAGAGCGACGTTTTCTATGACAGAGGCCGTCCTTCTTGCCACGAAATTCAGATAGTACAAATCCTTTACGTTGAAAGGTATGGATTCTTCTTTGACGATGGCGGCGGTCAGCACCCCGAAGATTTTATCCCTTATCTTCAGGGGGGTGGCAATCAACGAAAGAGCGCCGGTATTCGACAGGGATGGATCGCAAGCATCCTTCATGAGAAACGGTAGACCTTCAGAGATTCTCTTGACTAAGACCCTCTCGATGCATATAAGGTTGTTGTTATCCGTGTTCTTGCCTTCTCCATAAAACGATGCAACAAGAACAGGTTTTCTCAGGGACTCGTCAAGTATGTGGAGATGGCTTTCGTCGCTGCCGGTTATCTCAGTAGAGAGCTTGACAATCATATCAAACAATCCAGAACTGGTCTTAACACAGTCCACTTTCTGCATAACCACATTCAATGTATGAAGATCCTTGACTTTCTCAGCAAGCTCTCTGTTAAGAGATTGGAGTCGTTCTCTGTTTTTCACCTCCTCCTTCAGCAACATATTTTCAACAAACAGATCCCTTTTCCCAAGGGCTCTTTGAATTGTCAGTCCTATGCTATTCATCTTCAATGGTTTAACCAGAAAGTCCACCACACCGTTTTTCAATGTGGCTATTGCGTTCTCTGTAGAAGGGTATCCGGTCATCACGGCAACCGGAATGGTATTGTCGATCCCCTGTACCTTGCTCACGAACTCCATCCCGCCCATTCCGGGCATATTAAGATCCGTGAAGCAAAAATCGACCCTGTTTTTCTGACAGACCTCCAGGGCTTCAGCGCCATCACGGGCCGTGAAGATCGAACCGGTCTCCGTTGAGTGAAAAAAGTCCTTGAAAATCTCAAGGATCATTTCGTCATCATCAACAACCAGTATGTTCAAGTGTTCACTCATAGACGTATAGACTCTAACGTATAACGAATAACAGTAGTCAAGAGACGTTCAATGGTTCAGGGTTCACCCTGTTAAACTTCCCGAAGGGAACCCTGTTTAACGGGGTGAACCGTTCAGGTTACCTTATGTTTTGGGCGTTCACAGGTTCAGATTTTCGGTGAACCCTGAACCGTTGAAAACCTACCCATTGTCTGAATAAATCCCAAGATTTTTTATCATATGTGCCTTGAGCGCCTTAAACTCCTTGTCTGTCAACAATCCGTCCTTTTTCAACCGAGAGATATTTTCCAATCCCTCAAACAGGTTCTGCTGCTCTGCATCGGCTTTGCGCAAAAACTCTAAACTGGGGAGGTTGCTTGAAAAAAAATTGAGGCGGGCGACCTTCTGTTGTTTACTCTTATACTTATCTTTGTATTTATTGACTCTTTTCTGAATGTCAACCAGTTGGTCATAGGCATCCTTCAGTTCCTGGATCAGCTCTCTGTTTTTCCGGACCAGACCGACCTTCTCAATAGCATTGTTAAATGCAATCTCCATCTCCTGAAGCTTGAAAGGCTTCTTGAGGTAATCATAAGCCCCTTCCCTCACAGCCTCAATGGCGCTTTCAAGGGTTGCATGTCCAGTGATGATGATCACTACCGAGTCAGGGTTTATCCTCTTGGCAAACCTCAACACTTCCAAGCCCCCGACCCTGGGCATCACTAAGTCAGTTATGACTACATCAGCAGGCTGTTTCTTTATGAACTCGATCGCCTCATAGCCATCGTCAAAAACCTCAACCGAAATGTGCTCCCTTGTAACTAGATCCTTCAGGATTTCGCCAATCGTCTTATCATCATCGACAATGACACTCTGGATAGACTGGCGCTCGCGCTCCATTTTCTTTAGCACTCAGGCTGGCATGGTTTTCCAAGTTGTCGATTAGCTCCAAGAACTAACCACTTTGCCACAATTTCCCACTCAACCATTCAACTACTCAACTAAAGACCTTTATGCCTTCTCGTCAAAGAGGATACCCATCATTTCATCGATCTTTGCCATCAGATTCAAGACCTGTTCCGGCGGAATCTCGCGGATCAAATCGCCTGTCTCCTTATCCGTCACGGCCACCTTGATGAGGCCAGTGGCCTCATGCACTGAAAAATTAAGGCCCACGGCCGAGACATCCAAATGGTTCTGAGTTGCCTCCAGAACATCTCGCAGGAGTTGAACATCTTCTTTTCCCTTCTTCTCTTGCGGCCGCCGGCCCGAAGCCTCTTGCGGCGCCTCAGTCTTCACCGCTGGCTGAACCACCGGCGCAATTTCTACTGACGATCTTATCGCGTTCGTAGGTTCGACTAACACGGAGATCACCTCCTTCTCATATTGCTACCTCTTCATATCCAGGAATCTCGGATTTTGACAACCCACGCCCCTGTAGCCCCTGGCTACATGAAGCCCTTGTCGCGCCTTGAGTATGTCAGATTTCAAGGATTCATGTTCAGCACGCGCCAAAGTCAAACATTTCTTATCCACATCGGCAAGTGACTCCAGGGTCGTCTTTATCTTGTCCGAATAACTCCTGATCAGATCCCTGGCCTTCTCGGATAACTTTTCTATTGAAAAGCTGTCCTGTTGAGTAATGTTGTCAACTTCTTTATCAATTCGTTCGATCTCGTTTATAACCCCCTGTCGCTCTTTCACACGAAGCGTTATCCCTCGGATGTCTTGAGACTCAAGGGCATCCTTCATCCTGGCAGTGGCCTTCGAAAAAGACCCTAACAACTGAATCTTCTCTCTTAGCCTGCC containing:
- the flgN gene encoding flagellar export chaperone FlgN, which produces MMETVGNHEKLCGRLREKIQLLGSFSKATARMKDALESQDIRGITLRVKERQGVINEIERIDKEVDNITQQDSFSIEKLSEKARDLIRSYSDKIKTTLESLADVDKKCLTLARAEHESLKSDILKARQGLHVARGYRGVGCQNPRFLDMKR
- a CDS encoding response regulator, producing MLKKMERERQSIQSVIVDDDKTIGEILKDLVTREHISVEVFDDGYEAIEFIKKQPADVVITDLVMPRVGGLEVLRFAKRINPDSVVIIITGHATLESAIEAVREGAYDYLKKPFKLQEMEIAFNNAIEKVGLVRKNRELIQELKDAYDQLVDIQKRVNKYKDKYKSKQQKVARLNFFSSNLPSLEFLRKADAEQQNLFEGLENISRLKKDGLLTDKEFKALKAHMIKNLGIYSDNG
- a CDS encoding flagellar protein FlaG encodes the protein MISVLVEPTNAIRSSVEIAPVVQPAVKTEAPQEASGRRPQEKKGKEDVQLLRDVLEATQNHLDVSAVGLNFSVHEATGLIKVAVTDKETGDLIREIPPEQVLNLMAKIDEMMGILFDEKA
- a CDS encoding response regulator; the protein is MSEHLNILVVDDDEMILEIFKDFFHSTETGSIFTARDGAEALEVCQKNRVDFCFTDLNMPGMGGMEFVSKVQGIDNTIPVAVMTGYPSTENAIATLKNGVVDFLVKPLKMNSIGLTIQRALGKRDLFVENMLLKEEVKNRERLQSLNRELAEKVKDLHTLNVVMQKVDCVKTSSGLFDMIVKLSTEITGSDESHLHILDESLRKPVLVASFYGEGKNTDNNNLICIERVLVKRISEGLPFLMKDACDPSLSNTGALSLIATPLKIRDKIFGVLTAAIVKEESIPFNVKDLYYLNFVARRTASVIENVALYENIYENLFATLYAFVEAIEARDPYTKQHSSRVAEFALKIGKEMGCSHEELDLLNFSGHLHDIGKIGIRDSILLKRGRLTAEEYEIIKKHPVIGSSIIGHVGLMSEEQKIIRHHHERWDGRGYPDGLKGEAIPLLSRILAVADTYDAMASDRAYRKRIAENVIIDTIVEKAGTQFDEEVVSSFLKVHKRAEMAYKDDLLASNTTLHGARPESRVLSGLRAIVDLPHP